Proteins found in one Zea mays cultivar B73 chromosome 1, Zm-B73-REFERENCE-NAM-5.0, whole genome shotgun sequence genomic segment:
- the LOC100193767 gene encoding U11/U12 small nuclear ribonucleoprotein 65 kDa protein-like isoform X1: MVPARARHIDRSASDQQQGPAPAGAATLLVRHLPEAITQEMLSRLFSHYGATSVRPCSGGKLRNCAFVDFRDEAAANHAHSLLNRLRFLGKVLTVERANCPNANESHLKHQDQLGHGASQVPSISSQTQKDHTSIAEPIAPKLSVDYPFPPHLEYAYPPPDGNILTNIVNALIAVPRFYNQVLHLMNKMNLPAPFRMALPTPPLPSQVPVIPHPQPPPGSTTTGELHSADLSSDESELESSDEDIDKRKIKRAKHEAIVGPAVDKNVAHEAVGVKSVALVSNELQVIKKKNPVLQIKITPKPIQKEPPVPSMTENEPDSTHEQLQEKHFVTPQEMSREKLPPEEILSLPMFKNYTPGNPASVLYIKNLAKDVTHDDFYYVFGSVFESMDSARLGLSVKLMQEGRMRGQAFVTFPTVELAQRALNLAHGYVFKGKPMIIQFGRNPAANKAS, from the exons ATGGTGCCCGCGAGGGCTCGCCATATCGATAGATCCGCCTCTGACCAGCAGCAAGGGCCCGCTCCAGCGGGGGCGGCGACGCTGCTAGTGCGGCACCTCCCAGAGGCTATCACGCAAGAGATGCTATCCCGCCTCTTCTCCCACTACGGAGCCACATCCGTCCGCCCCTGTTCCGGTGGAAA GTTGAGAAATTGCGCATTTGTAGATTTTAGGGACGAGGCGGCAGCTAATCACGCACATTCGCTCTTGAACAG GTTGAGGTTTCTGGGAAAAGTGTTGACTGTCGAGCGAGCTAACTGTCCAAATGCAAATGAGTCTCACCTGAAGCATCAGGACCAATTAGGGCATGGGGCGTCCCAGGTACCAAGTATTAGTTCCCAAACTCAGAAGGACCACACATCGATTGCCGAACCAATTGCCCCCAAGCTTAGTGTGGACTACCCATTTCCTCCACACCTTGA GTATGCATATCCACCACCAGATGGAAACATATTAACAAATATTGTCAATGCCCTGATCGCCGTCCCTCGATTCTACAACCAG GTCCTGCATTTAATGAACAAGATGAACCTTCCTGCTCCATTTCGGATGGCATTGCCTACTCCACCACTACCATCGCAAGTTCCTGTTATCCCTCATCCTCAGCCACCACCGGGATCTACTACAACTGGGGAGCTTCATTCAGCAGATTTGTCTAGTGATGAGTCTGAGTTAGAATCATCTGAT GAAGATATTGATAAACGGAAAATCAAGCGTGCAAAGCATGAAGCAATTGTTGGTCCTGCAGTTGACAAAAACGTTGCTCATGAAGCAGTGGGGGTGAAATCTGTTGCATTGGTTTCTAATGAGCTTCAAGTGATAAAAAAGAAAAACCCAGTACTTCAG ATAAAAATTACCCCTAAGCCTATACAGAAGGAACCACCTGTCCCAAGTATGACTGAAAATGAACCGGATTCAACTCatgaacaacttcaagagaaacatTTTGTCACACCTCAGGAAATGTCGAGAGAGAAATTACCACCAGAGGAGATTTTATCCCTTCCTATGTTCAAG AATTACACTCCAGGAAATCCAGCCAGTGTTCTGTACATTAAGAACTTGGCAAAGGATGTCACTCATGACGACTTCTACTATGTCTTTG GCTCTGTTTTCGAAAGCATGGACAGTGCAAGGTTGGGTTTAAGTGTAAAGTTAATGCAG GAAGGACGGATGCGTGGTCAAGCCTTTGTCACATTTCCCACGGTTGAACTTGCTCAGCGTGCCCTG AATCTAGCGCATGGCTATGTGTTCAAAGGAAAACCAATGATCATACAATTCGGAAGAAATCCTGCTGCTAACAAAGCTTCCTAA